In Canis aureus isolate CA01 chromosome 6, VMU_Caureus_v.1.0, whole genome shotgun sequence, one genomic interval encodes:
- the DPM3 gene encoding dolichol-phosphate mannosyltransferase subunit 3, which translates to MTKLAQWLWGLALLGSTWAALTTGALGLELPSPCREVLWPLPAYLLVSAGCYALGTVGYRVATFHDCEDAARELQSQIQEARADLARRGMRF; encoded by the coding sequence ATGACGAAGTTAGCGCAGTGGCTTTGGGGACTGGCGCTCCTGGGCTCCACCTGGGCGGCCCTGACCACGggggccctgggcctggagctgcCCTCGCCATGCCGGGAGGTACTGTGGCCACTCCCGGCCTACTTGCTAGTGTCCGCCGGCTGCTATGCCCTGGGCACGGTGGGCTACCGCGTGGCCACTTTTCACGACTGTGAGGACGCCGCCCGCGAGCTGCAGAGCCAGATCCAGGAGGCCCGCGCCGACTTAGCCCGCAGGGGGATGCGCTTCTGA